The genomic DNA AAGCCGGGGCTTTGGACGGTAAAGGTACCGGATAACGCAGAAGGCAGCCCGAGCCAGTCTAGCGGATTAGGTAGGCTATGAATCCTGAAAATCAAAATTTGCTCTCGTTCGCTGAGTGTTAACCCTGAGCGTCAGCTAGTTTATGCGAAAATTAAGAGAGCAGAATGACCAATTCGCCGAAAACAAGTAGGAGATAACCGATAGATGATGCACCTTTGTAGTGGTTAGCAGCCTTAACCGAGGTAGTGTTGCATTTGCAGCCTGCCAAGGCAGAGGAAGTTGGCTAAGTTTGTTTTCATAGCTCAGAAAGGCATCGAACATTGTTCGATGCTTTTTTTTGGCTACGCGCGCCGCATTCCGCGCCGCACCTCTACGCCATAGACCGCCGCCACGAAGAGCAGGGGTAGGGCCAGCCCCAGGGCGTAGCCAGCGACACTGCCGGCCGGCAACCTGTGCCCCGCAGCCTGGCCCAGCACCACCAAGGCCACCGCCGCCAGCAGCCACCCCAGCAGCCGCCCCACGGGGTAGGGCACCGGGAAATGCCGCTCGCCCAGCCACCAGCACAGCGCCGCCATCATAAAGTAGCACGCCAGCGTGGCCCAGGCACTACCCAGATAGCCCATAATTGGAATAAGAGCAATGTTCAGGGCAACGGTGAGAACCGCGCCCGCCGCCCCGATATACGTGCCAAAATACGTCTTGTCGGTCAGCTTGAACCACACCGACAGGTTGTAGTACACGCCCAGAAACAGGTTGGCCAGTAGCAGGATGGGTACTACCCCCAGGCCCTGCAGGTATTCGGGACGCCGCAAAAAAAGCGGACCTATCCAACTCAGATTCAGACTGATGCCAACAAAAATGAACGTGCAGCACAGCGTAAACCACTTGAGCACCAGCGCGAAGGTGGCCGGCGAGTTCTTCTCGGTGCTTTGGGCGAAGAAAAAAGGCTCGGCGGCGTAGCGAAACGCTTGAATTATCAGCGACATGAAGATGCTGAGCTTGTAGCAAGCCCCATACACGCCCACCGCGCCCAGCCGGCTTACGCTGGGGTAGAAGCCCTCGGGCAGGTAAGTGGGCAGCAAGATGCGGTCGAGTGTTTCGTTGACCATGCCGGCCAGGCCCATCAACATGAGGGGTAGGGCATAGGCCAGCAGCGGGCGCAGAAAGCCCAGTTGCGGCCAGCGAAAGCGAAAGTCGAGCAGCTCGTGGGCCAGCAGCAGCAGCGTCAGCGCCGAAGCCGCCAGGTTGCTCAAAAACACGTACCCTACCCCCAGGCTAGGGTCGTAAACGGCCTGCACC from Hymenobacter psoromatis includes the following:
- a CDS encoding polysaccharide biosynthesis protein, which produces MSIAKKLASQTAIYGVSSIVGRVLSYLLVPIYTGHFAAAEYGIVTGLYAYVSFLNVVFTYGLETTFFRFANRPGEDRRELYNRTLSLLLLTSVVLTVLMALLAQPLLALLRLPPGHYEYAIWIALILGLDAVAALPFARLRLENKARRFAAIRLTNILLYVGLNLFFVVLCPAVSRSEPGSVLAGLRPLVQAVYDPSLGVGYVFLSNLAASALTLLLLAHELLDFRFRWPQLGFLRPLLAYALPLMLMGLAGMVNETLDRILLPTYLPEGFYPSVSRLGAVGVYGACYKLSIFMSLIIQAFRYAAEPFFFAQSTEKNSPATFALVLKWFTLCCTFIFVGISLNLSWIGPLFLRRPEYLQGLGVVPILLLANLFLGVYYNLSVWFKLTDKTYFGTYIGAAGAVLTVALNIALIPIMGYLGSAWATLACYFMMAALCWWLGERHFPVPYPVGRLLGWLLAAVALVVLGQAAGHRLPAGSVAGYALGLALPLLFVAAVYGVEVRRGMRRA